The following nucleotide sequence is from Ornithodoros turicata isolate Travis chromosome 2, ASM3712646v1, whole genome shotgun sequence.
CGGCGCTACACGCCGCTCAAGTAAGGTGTTCGAATATTTCGAATGTGTAGATATGCCGTGATTTACTTTTTGGGACAAAGTAGCGGGAAACATTGACGGAACGACTTTGTGTCTTTCTACATTGTGTCTTTCTACTTCTCTACTTTGTGTGTAAATATAAACGTTTTCCGGAACATTGTCTTCTCCGAAAACATTtaaatgtatttttttttagataacTGATTTTCTGCGCAACGAAGCCAAGCCGAGCCCACGGCCAAGCCGGCCGAGCCGCCGAGAGCCGAGCCAAGTCGTCGTTTCGTATcgtgcgcgcgtctgcgatcATTCTCGGTTTGCTGCACGCGGTTTTCAATGTGGGTTTGCGCTGCTCTATTGCAGCTAGTTGGGATGTATTTTGTGTATGTTAAGTTTCTTCTGGATGACGTGAAGAAGGTGACACTATCGACATATATAAAAGACTTCGAACCCCTAGATGTCAACGACTACAACGCAGATCATGTGTACAGTTGTTTCTGGGGTGGCGATGAGAAGACGCGCGGAGGATACTACGACGCGAAGATCTTGTACATGGCAGGTAAGTTTGCAACTCGTTTTCTCTTGAGGAACCATTCATTCATGTGTGAAAGTGGGCAGTTTCAAAGTTACCGCTGTCACCGGCAGCTATGTGATGAATAGACGCAAACGCGTTCCAGCCTTCATGGCGACGCTACAGCATTTTGCTTATGTTCTAATAATTCGACTGGACTGTCATAACGAGTGTACGTCATATTGAAGTTGCAACTTTATATCTGTTCGTCTCGATCTTTCCTGTGGTTCCGGGTTTAACCAATTTTAATAATCAGATTGCTTTCGTCCTTGCTAGTGCGTTTCGCGTTCAGCATGCATTTTTGTTAAACTACTTAACTTTTGTGAACTTTCTTCTCAGAATCAAAACAAGAAATGGACTGTTACTTAGATGCGGACAAGCGCAACAGGTCAACGAAGACTGTGCCGTCCAAGACAGGGAGGAAACCGAGAGAAAAAGAAGTAGAGTTTAATCAGATAATTTTCTATATTTAATGAGCATTCCTTGTTGCCCATTTCCTGTTGATTATGTGTGTGCCAAGTTCATGAACAACGGAAGCTAAGGTTTATTACTGCACATTTGCTACTGTTGTCTGATTAGCATCTTCCTGAAGTGGCAATGGTGTAAGGAAAGTAATAGCAGTGTACCACTTATCCATAAGCAAATCATTGTAATGTAGACATGACTACATGCGATTGATTGCATTTCAAGTGTTCGCCTGATGTCCTTGAGATATTTCATTTTTGTGTGTCGATGTTAATAGGTAtctgcaaagaaaagaaaagaagaagcacGGAGGGTAGCAGAAAGTGACCTGCTCGTCGATTTAGAAGACCCTGAATCTTCGAAGGAGTACGTGGAAGAGTACCGTGATCAGCTGAAGGCATTGCGGCAGGAGAACCAAATTCTGAAGGATCTGAACTACAAGCTGCAGGAGGCGCTGTGCAGTAAACTCTTATCGGAGGGTACTACATTTGTCGTAGTCTTAAAGTGCTAGTGGAACAATGACAGAGAGCTTCGTAACATGGGATTGCAGGAATGTAGCATGTTGATGTGCATGCTTAGCAGACATAAATTAATACTTAAAATGTAATTTCTTCAAAAGGTTTAAAAATTGTTTCACAGCCCTTTTAACTGTATTGCCTAAGCTACTGAAACCATTCTCATATGCATagattcttcttttttttttttttgtatgtgtgtgtgagtcCATTTATGTAGTACGGGCATTGTAGACAAAAAAGGTtgaaattttttttgtgtgtgtgttactgAAAGTGCATATTTCTGCACCGATGCTAACTTATTTTGTTGCATTTTATTAGCCGTTCCCTAAATTAAGTTGCAGTATGAGAGCTTTGGATAAATTAAAGTTGGGTTCTTCATTTTtaggttttatgatttttctaatttgggagggaaaaatcgggtgctatgaTCTCTGTTTAATATGTcatcgggtgaaacgaaaggcatgtGAAACGAGCCTCTGGAGACAGGGACAAGAAATAGGAATCTTTAcgtttccgctcggaactggggcagtgaatcACCGTGGTACTAAAACACCTGCCCAAGTCCCATAAACCATATTCTTTCACCCTTGGAAGAGGAAATTATAAAAGGAGTACAAATAGGTTCTCAtgaatagctctctttgctgatattatgattcacttttctgacaatttacctagaacgacaagttgaaggaccacaAGGATTTCAGGTAGATAATCGAGTTTTACCCAAATTCTTGCAAACATGACCTTGGTGAAAAATCGGGCTTCACCCGAAAATGAGGAACCCTGATTAAACTATAGTGCAGACGATACTTCAGTATTTAGTAACAGCATTTAATATTTTAGTATTAACATTTAGTAACATTTAGCATTTGCAAAGAGATATCATAGCGCACGATGCCCCCCTGCCCCGAATTTGAAAACTCAAAacccaaaaacgaagagcagtAATCATGCACCGAGGAACTGGGTActttttatattttgtattaGTGTGTTAGTTATGCACAGCCAAATGCACATTCTGCATTCATTTGTGGGATTCATAGTTTGAAATAGAGGTTGTTACTCTGCTTAAACTCTGAGTAGTTTCTTTTTTACAGCTGTGTACTTTGTAAGTCATACTAAGGTTTTAGATAGGTTGCCTTCTTTCTTTTcacttgtatttttttttatcttcatcATATCCATTACCTTGTGTATAAGTACAGGTGCTGGGCCAGGATTGAAGCAGGAGCCACGCGTTCTCCAAGGTGTTATTGCCATAGATGATGACGTTGAAACTAGTAAGTTCGAATTTTACTTTCAGCTGAATGCCATGAAGTACACATTGTCATGGTCAAGTGTTTAACAGTGCTAACACTGATGAAAACCCAATTTCCAATTGTTCACTGCATCCTTGTTTTTACTATCCAATGTGATCACTGTTACTCACATTGCAGTCGAGGCTAGCGGTCTTTTTGTATTAATGCAGCAGAAGAGAGTGCACAAGAACACTTGTATCATACatagtgtttctttttattccgAATGGCTAATGGAGCAGCGTGAATTAGTTGTTCGCAGGGCACATCTGCCAGGTGTCATTTTGCTTCCAATATTAATGTAGTAGGTAATGAATAGTTTATGATAATTATCTATGTTTAATTATTTCTGTAAAAGGGCATATTGCATTTATGAAACTGAAGCCCATGATCCATTGAAATGCTGTAATTAAATAGTCATTGCTGCTCTCGCTAAGGATCAAATCAGTTTGCCCTCAAGGACAATTTTGGTTTGGAAATCGGATGAGGAGGAAACTGTATAAATGTGGCAGTTCTAAATTTCATTTTGTGAAGGAACTGAAGGCTTTCCGGTATTAGTGCATTTGTCCCCTGGCCATTCCATCCACCAAACAACCATTTCCCATTCTGAGGAGGGAAGGTATATGGATTGCTTCTTTTTTGTTCGAACAGTACATTCTTTCCCCATGGCTTTAAATTGAATACTACAGTGCATAATAGCCAAACTAAAATAAATTGATCAAGTGAAGACTGCAACATACAGGCAACCATGATAGAAAGTGCAGTCAACAGTACGTAGTCTTTTAGTCTTACTCTTAGGCTACGCTTTTACCACCTCATTGGGTCCAGATTGTTTTGAGCATTATCATAAGggccattccatgccaaactTCCCAAACATTGCGCTCGACCATCCCCGATTTCTTTCAAAcaaattgtggttgattgttcctATGCAGCCAATGCACTCCCGGCATATTTTTGCCACAAAAGTTTCTTCGCGCCGTGGTGGTCTCTTGAAGATGGCGTTTGGCATGTAACCTACCTGGTGAAAATAATtctaacaaaatagcttttgTGATAATTCCAACCAAATCTCTTCTGAGTAAAGGCAAAGAAATGCCAATACTCATTTAAGGTTGATCTACACTTTTTATCGGGAGTTTATGCCCTGAGAAAACCGTAAAATTTTGGGAACACTTGGAATTTTTTAAGGAACTCTGCAATTCTTTTGTAGCTATTTAAACTGTTTAGCGCTACTGTGTAGGAGGCATAGAACATGTTTAAAATATTTTGAGACGTGCAGACTTGGATGAgtacgcagaaaaaaatcatgaatTTCAGAAATATTGCTCTTTACCACATATTCAGCAGTCTattgcacactgaggtggtccTGTTAAAAATGAGACATTTCATATGATAGTATGACCCTAGACCATTTATTTTACAAAGTTCTATTGAAACACTTTGTTTTAGCAGTGAAAAAAATTTTTGAACTTGACCACCCCCACACTCATCCGGCATTGGTCCGCAAGACTGCTCACCCCAAGACGCATCGCTGCCGCTGCTGCCAAATGGCACACGGGAGCTGCCCAAACCGATTTGTGATCTTcagcgaaaacaaaaaaaaacgtaacaaTTATTCTTCCAAGCTTCAGGTTCACGAGAACAGTCTATTGTAGCGACGCAGTTTAGTAGGAGCACCGGGCCTAGGGATGTACGTCGGTGGTAACGGGCAATTGAGAGGTATTGAATAACCATAATCTGTTCAAGCGATGACGCACACAGCACTTACTAACTCCGACTCTATGGCGCCAGGCAACAAAGGGTGTgtgtgggggatatgtttaatgatgataagaaaaggaaggaaaaggctGCTCATGATGGaagcttgctattcccaaaagcgaAGGGAAACGaacaaaaatgaagaagaaacagAGATACAGAAAGTTATGGAGaaacacagcaaaaaaaaaaaacttgttcgttagtcgacaacaacaacatcttCACTTTTTCGGCTACCACCAAAGGACACAATAACAGAAGGGAAGGCTTAAAACTGTCCaagtgacgtcattgaacgtaaGGATCCAGCTCAGGAGGATGGTGTCACCTCTGATCAAAGTgagccagtgatgggcagtatttaaatacattgtaattaaagtagtacttaaaatataaatacatgtatttctattttgtatttaaatacagacttgaaaaatgtatttataattatattcaAATACCAATTTTGGAAATTTgtttttgtaaatactttatagcTACTCCTAAATACGCAAGATACTGACTGATATCTCAACGTTACCCTACATTGGACCTCTTGATAAGAAGGGCAAAGCAGAGTTTGGAGAACCGCGCAGTTATGCAGCTGTGTGTTCACGAGCACGCACATGTGACAAACggttttagatggcgagtttttttACTGTTGTTGCGGATAAAAGCCGGGACTACCCGACTACCTCGTCCTTCGTCACATTCAATACAAGGCTttcttcatcggcacctgtggagaggtgttctcctttgcgaatttGATTCTAAGGCTGAACAGATGATACCTAGAAGATGCAGTCATCCAGACACTTTTAATATTAAAATTGCCACGAtgatctaacaaataaatgttattcTTTCTTGAGGATTTGTTGTTATGGTCACCACTacttctgtaattccagatgacatcttcctcacagtattcaTGGTGGTACTTATGGTGTTTAAATACTATTTGAAAATGTACTGCATAAAAAttatttatgcagagtatttaaaaTACCTCTTTCAACTGAAGTATTTtctatttatatttaaatagtAAAAAAATTATTTATGCCCATCACTGAAATGAGCTAGATGTCATCGAAATACATCCCTGGCTCCAGTGCTCCTTGTGTACTGCGCCACCGCAAAAGGAGCAACCTGAAGCTTCAAAAGTTAATTTGTACATACAACATGTTTTTGCAGGCAACTCAAATCAGTTTGGGCCGCTCCCGTGTGCGTTTGGCAGCAGTGGCGGCGATGCGTTTTGGGGTGAAGCAGTCTTGCGGGGCAATGCCGGTTGAGTGTGGGGGTGGTCAAGTTAAAAAAATTTCGCTGctaaaacaaaaagtgtttcgATGGAACCTTGCAAAATAAATGGTCTAGGGTCATACTATCAAATGCAATTTGTCTCATATTTTAAGCAGGACCACATCAGTGCACAATAGACTGCTGAATATgtggtaaaaagcaatattTGTGAATTTTTCTCTGTACTCATCCAAGTCTGGGtgtctcaaaatatttttaacatgttCTATGCCTCCTATACAGCAGCGCTAAACAGTTTAAATAGCTACGAAAAAATACAGAGTTCCGTAAAAAAATTCCAAATGTTCCTGAAATTTTACTGTTTTCTCGGGGCACAGACATTCTATAAAAAGTGTAGATCAACGGGTATTGGCACAAAACTATTATGCTTTGCCTTTACTCAGAAGAGATTTGGTTGGAATTTGCACAAAAGGTATtttgttagaattttttttcatCAGGTAGGTTACATGTCAAATCGCCATCTTCAAGAGACGACCACAGCGCGAAAAAAATTTTTGCGGCAAAAATAAGCCAGGAGTGCACtggctgcatgggaacaatcaaccacaatttatttgaaagaaatcaGGGATGGTCGAGCACAATGTCTGGGAAGTTTGACATGGAATGGCCCATAATCGTTTGTATTGACTCAGCTCCAAAGTTTGCCTGGTTAAAATCATGTGTTTCTGTTACCAACGAAAGCACATGTCGAATTTAGTTCGGAAGAAGGCAAATGGGAATTAACAGGCACAGACATGCATTTGATCATATTCATCTATATTCTAGGTACTTCCAGTCAATCCTCATCCTGGAAGACTTACACTGTGATGACTGCAACACCAGTAACCACTCCGGACGGGACACCTGGGACCTTGTGTGACTTGTTGGAGAACGTTGACAATGGCAACCGTGCCGTTACAACCCCACCCCCATTGTCGCCCCCGCCCCCATTGTCGCCCCTGCCCCCATTGTCGACCCCGCCCCCATTGTCGACCCCGCCCACACCGTCGACCCCGCCCACACCGTCGACCCTGCCCACACCATCGACCCTACTGTCAAGCAAGGACAGCACCCCATCGGCAGTAGATCACACACAGCAAGCAGGGGCTTCTCGTACTGGCACACTAGCACTTTCAGTTGGAGCAGAGGAAAATGGGCTGGTGAGCTTTTGGTTTGATGTTTTGACTATAACTAATGATGATGGTTCATATGCTGTTTTTTTGCCTGTGTTGTTTGGCCTCTTGTTTCAAGCTCCGGGTTCTTCAGATACATAACTACTGTATCTGCTCATCCAGGTCCATGCAGGCCACAACATTTGGCTGGACAAGACTGTCTGGGAGAAACTTATGTCTTCGTCAAAGGACTCGCTCTTTGTAAAGGACAGTGCTGTGGCCATTTGGTCGACCGAGCAATTAGCACGCCGCAGCGTGACTGGAAAGCTGTCCAACAGGCACACTGCAGAAGGCAAGACAGCACAGAGCCCCCTGACACCTCAGAAGCTGAAAGCCATTCACTGTGAGTACATAATCCTACTACGTTGATGTTGATGTGTTGTATGCACATTATGGTTACTAGTAGAAGACGTCAGTGTATCGGACGATTATCTGTCTTTCTGGGTGGCTACTGAGCGCGTGCTCTCCTCATAGCCAGTATTGGTGCAATTCCTTCAAGCATGATGCAGCGAATTATGCAGCATTCTGCCAAAGGCtagagatttcagacaaccatgCCACAAGATCTACTTCATCCCTAGACAGGAAAGGGTCTCAACGCTTGCCACCATGACACACTTACAGGAACAACCTCGGGGTATTTAGCTGTCCATTGTAATGTGTGGCTGCGTACCTGAATTTGGGAACACAACTGTCATAAGAAAGGCTACAAAGCAACTTACTAGTGAAGTAATTGCGACCTTCCAGATCGATAAGTTAAACAAGTTCAAAGAGGTGTGCGAAAGCCAACCTTCTATCAGTCTTTATAAAAAAAGAGGTTGAGTTCCCCCGTAGGCTGCCCGCTTGATATGATACAATATGAAAGTGGTTGCCTGTATTTCATGTGCAGTGGAACCAATTTTCTTCCTAAGGAGGAAAGACAGGGTAGGCCATTGTGGTTAAGTCAGTCCACATTGCTGGTCAGCACTTGTGCCCTATGCTTTCCCTCTTTGTCCTCTGTCTTTGCATGctgtgtacagtgctggacaaaagtttatggaacgcgcgagcggcgtattttctctgggcagagacaccctcgCGGCGAGCGGAAGTGGGCGAGTCCAGgcgttcagagggatgaaagagtgtgcttgtggcgacccaccgtggtagtagtggtaactttgcttttgagtgtaacgaacgtcAAAATGGCTTCATTTTCGGTctgctgcaccgagcgcgagtggaagtccctccgctatcggagagataacagggcgctaagatgaattgaggtgacaacgggctgcagtgcctagctttttttctttttttatgcctcagcgtaatgcagctgacatggcctgcgcagagcccggacttaaacatcatcgaaaacgtctggggcagcctg
It contains:
- the LOC135383605 gene encoding uncharacterized protein LOC135383605 — translated: MWVCAALLQLVGMYFVYVKFLLDDVKKVTLSTYIKDFEPLDVNDYNADHVYSCFWGGDEKTRGGYYDAKILYMAESKQEMDCYLDADKRNRSTKTVPSKTGRKPREKEVSAKKRKEEARRVAESDLLVDLEDPESSKEYVEEYRDQLKALRQENQILKDLNYKLQEALCSKLLSEGAGPGLKQEPRVLQGVIAIDDDVETSTSSQSSSWKTYTVMTATPVTTPDGTPGTLCDLLENVDNGNRAVTTPPPLSPPPPLSPLPPLSTPPPLSTPPTPSTPPTPSTLPTPSTLLSSKDSTPSAVDHTQQAGASRTGTLALSVGAEENGLVHAGHNIWLDKTVWEKLMSSSKDSLFVKDSAVAIWSTEQLARRSVTGKLSNRHTAEGKTAQSPLTPQKLKAIHCMFDYYARMNGAGNEDIKKRSKSIRRYLSEKMCQLRR